The following is a genomic window from Gemmatimonadaceae bacterium.
CAAGGGAGGAACTCCTTCTTTCAACGACATTCGCAAGTTTGCGTCCCTTAGGCAGCTTCTGAGCCCACCTGCTGACGATCACGTCCTGATTGTGCAGCAGGCGTGCCCGACCAACCGCCAGGAGCTCGCGGAGCTACTTGGGTGCCGCATTGTCGAGAAGCCACAGCTTTCGTCATTCGTCTTGCCGCTCTTGGGCGGCGCACCCCTGAGGAAGCAGCGAGTAGTGTCGCTCAATCGCTATTTGGCGTGGCAGGCGCTTCACACCCACTTCGTCGGGCAAACCGCTCTCCATGCAAGGCTCAAGGAGCATTATCGTTTCCTGACTACTGACCTCTGGCTTGTCGGCGACCCTGAGCAGCAGGTCGGGCACTCTTTCGACGCCTATCAGAATCGATTCAAGACGGCGCCAGAGGATGTCGCTATCTCGCGAAAGCAGGACGTGCTGCAAGCGGCGTACAATGCGCCTGACGACATTGTCGAATCGGCATTCTACGTCATGCTGCTACACCGCATCATGAACGCCTATGCGGTCGAACGCTACACGCTTGATCTCATGCAGCATGGCGATGCGATAAAGTTGATTACTCACCACGGTCCACAGCTTGCCTCAGCAGTATCAGCTCTCTCTTCGCGACCGCGGCACCTCGATTGCTTTCCCGCTTTCCTCCAGACTTTCTTCTTTGTCTGGGGTGGTTTCCTGTACATGCCTAGGCGAGACGAGGAAGTCGCCGCTATTGCCGAAGAATGCTCCACAAGCCCGGCAGCTGTCGAGCACTATCTTCAGATCCTAGACGACCTTTATTCACGCGCCTTGTTTCAGGATTGGACCGACTTCCGTTTCTTCAAGTGGGTTCCCGGCGCCTTCCGCGCCCTGGGTGGACTGCACCGTCGCGCACTTGATCCCACTGCGTATGCGAGCGTTACCTTCTTTGGCACATCGCAGCCCAAGCACCTTCTGGCGCTTGACCGCGGCCTCAGCGCGATTGGCGGCCATAAAGGACTGCGCTACACACCGTAGACGGGTGCGCGCAGGATAACGACGCTTGCTGCCGATGAACGCGGTGCGGATTGGGTTTGGCGGCGCGTCCGTGATGGCCTAGGCTTGGTTGCGGACGCCCCGCCAAACCCTTCTTATTGGAGCGTTCACAGCAGAAGCACACGTTATGCGGCAGGGTCCGAGTCCACGGTGCTGCGGATGCGTCGTGACGGATCGCCGACTTGCGTGGCAAGGTCCTCAACGGCTCTTCGGGGGTTCGAGCGGATGGTCGTGTGCGCGCCGGCGGGGGCGCTCCTCACGTCGCGCTGGGCGCAATTTTCCCGCGCGGCGCCAGGCCTCCGCATAACGCGGCTTGCTGCCGACAGGTGCCTTTGGTAGCGCGGGCTACGCCCGCGCGGTTTATTGGAGCACCTGCAGCAGAAGCGTACGTTATACGGATGCGAGAGCCTTGCGCGGCGCCTAGCTTCTAACGACCCACACTTGAGTAGGGACCATGCCGTTCGACGATCGAAAGCAGCTCATTTCGAAGATTGAGGAGCTCCGCGGCGGACGCAGGCTGCTCTGCTTCCTGAACTTCGACAGAGTCTCAGACCCCGGAGTACAGGGGCTATCGACGCAGTTCCACGCAGAGGTCAAGGAGGCGTTCTTTCGCATCCTCAAAGAGTCGAAGCCAGAGAAGGGCGTCGATCTGTTCTTGTACACTCGAGGCGGTGACACAAACTCTGTGTGGCCGCTCGTTAGTGTGATTCGGGAGTTTGATCCTGACTTTGAGGTCATAGCCCCCTTTCGTTGTCACAGCAGCGGAACGCTCGCGGCCCTCGGTGCTCGCCGGATCCACCTCGGCCCGCTATCCGAGCTGAGCCCGATCGACCCCTCCACGGGAAATCAGTTCAATCCGGTTGATCCCGCGAACCAAGCGAATCGGCTAGCGATTGGTGTCGAGGACGTCACCGCCTTCAGGGATTTCATCGCACTTCAGTTAGTGAAGGATGAGTCGAAGCTTAAGGAAGACTCCTTTCGGCCTTTTCTGGAGCGCCTAGTCGGAGCGGTTCACCCGCTCGCCCTAGGTAACGTCCAGCGCGTCGTTAAGCAGATCAACCAGCTGGCCGAGAAGTTGCTTGCGCTACACCCGGTCCAGGGCGAGAACACAAAGGAGGTCATCGCCAACCTCACGTCCGCGTTCCACTCGCACCTTCACATGATTAATCGGGACGAGGCTAGCCGTATCCTGGGAACGCGCATCTCCTTTATGGACAATGGGTTAGCAGATGCTTCCGATGCGCTACTCCGCTCCTATGAGGACGATTTCAACTTGCGGCAGAAGTTCTATTTGGCATCGTTCCTCGGAAACGACCTCACGAAGGACGTCCGCTTCGTCGGCGGGGTTGCGGAGGCGGCCGCTCGGTCGTATCTCTTTGTGACATCAGGAGTTCTGCGGCAGACAACGAAGCTGCCGCCCAACGTACAAGTACAGATCCCCCCTGGTCAGCCAATGCCGCTCGTTCAAGGCCTTCCGCGGGACATTCAGTTTGAGATCGCGGCCCAGGGATGGAAGCACAACGAGCACCCGCAGGGAGTAACGAAATGACAGAGTTTCGATTTGTTGTCGAGCAGTTTTCGCTCTCGACTGCCGACGAAGAAGCCAGCCTGGTTGTGGATCAAGACTGGGACGAGAACGTCGCGCCGGAGAGCCAGGCCACTCTACCGCCCGGAAACTACCGAGTGCTCGCCGGAGAGCTTTTCCGGATTGTCCCGGGGAGCCCGGCTGTTTGAGTGAGCGTCAGCACCGCGTATGAACTAGCGGTCCTGCTAGACACATCAGCAGTGATTGCATTGCATGATCCCGCCGAGCCTCGCCACGCAGAGGCTCGGCGGTTCTTCGTGTCGAGTGACCATCTGCTCTATTGTTTGGATGTCACATCACACGAATGCTTTACTCGCGTCCGATACGCCTCCTCGTACACGAAGGCCCGGGAGCACTTCGACTTTCTGCGCGAGAACACTCGCGTGAAACTGTTGCGCCTCGAAGCTTCGGACGAGACGAATGCGTTGCGCTTGCTTGAGAAGTATGCGGAGCACGCTCTCAGCTTTCACGACGCGCTTTGTGCGGCCGTGATGCTTCGGCTCGGAATTCCGAACATCTTCTCGCTAGACGACGACTTTAGCATCCTCGGTTTTGTGGTATACCCGTACCCGACATAGTCCGCGCCACCGTATAACGACGCTTGCTGCCGACGAGCGCAGGTATGGTAGCGGTTGTGGGGCCTCGCCTTCATCTTCTGTAAGGTTTGGCGAGGCCCCACAACCGCATTTCATTGGAGCGCTCGCAGCAGAAGCAC
Proteins encoded in this region:
- a CDS encoding PIN domain-containing protein, producing MSVSTAYELAVLLDTSAVIALHDPAEPRHAEARRFFVSSDHLLYCLDVTSHECFTRVRYASSYTKAREHFDFLRENTRVKLLRLEASDETNALRLLEKYAEHALSFHDALCAAVMLRLGIPNIFSLDDDFSILGFVVYPYPT